The Carassius auratus strain Wakin chromosome 30, ASM336829v1, whole genome shotgun sequence region gtgcttaatgagagaattttcatttttgggttgaaTATGTCTACTCGTTAGGCGAACCTGATCTCAGAGTCTCTGGTAGTGTTTGTCTGTGCCACCACAGGGCAAGGGGATCCTCCAGACAATATGAAGGTAAGACTATAAGCAACAGAATTTAGCCATCAGACTTTCATATTACATAATACattccatatatttaaatattatatttgcttTGTGTAGAAATTCTGGAGATTTCTGTTCAGGAAGTCTTTGCCTGCTGACTCTCTTTGTCGTCTTGACTGTGCTGTGCTGGGCCTTGGAGACTCCTCGTATCCAAAGTATGATGACTGAGCAGATGTGCTGCTTACAAAGCCTTTCTTTTTCcttggatgtgtttttttttttttttttgtatctgcacttttttttttccatttcaattaATCTGAAAGGATAATTAATCTTTTAGAACTGATGTCACTGGTGTTTGTATGTTACACAACAAACAACGCTAAGACCGTTTTGGGCCTCTATTCAGGTTTAACTTTGTTGCTAAGAAGCTCCATAAGCGTTTGCTCCTGCTGGGTGCTAATATGCTGGTGCCTGTTGGACTGGCTGATGATCAACATGATCTGGGGTGAGCAGAGATTCCCTTCACATATTGACTAAATGTCTATGTTTATTCTTCActtataattcaaaatatgtgGAAGTAAGTCTTGTCATAATTAGGCATTGTAAGAGGTTAGCAACCACATTCAGTAGGCTCCCATGGTTAACACTAATAAACAAGTGTTAATTTGGGGGAAAATgctttttaggtacagaaatgtaataaattaatcaaatgtaaaacagcatcgcATAgttgactgtataaattaaagattgttctttattaaagttacaaaagcttttcaatcaagagcagtgagtgatttctttgttgttgctgttcgattaatataaaaactgtcactttaagagaatgcactgatagaGTGGGCCTccgttcagccggctatgtctgctgtaggatacttaggCCTAACAAaacgggcattttgacataatttttgtgggaatttgtccatttaaacacaatacttcagaaaACGCTTATATTTGCGTGTGTTCTGAGGCGCGGGTTTGCtctaaactgacaaagcttaaatgagtttagtttaaacacagatatcaacATGTGCTGttcaaaccccaaacttttgaaaagtagtgtacaTCTGTAACACagaatttctattttgaataaacactgttcttatTTTGCAAATACActgcttttattcatcaaagtatcctggaAAAAGTATAATGAATATATGTGTTACATGTATAGCTGATGTATCAATGTCTTTTAATTACTCCTCAGGCCAGATGGTGTGATTGACCCCTGGTTGATTTCGTTCTGGCAGAAAACCCTGTCTCTCTACCCTCCTCCAGCTGGCCTCGCTCCACTCCGTGAGGAAGACAAGTAAGTCTGTCAACTAAtctacaaataatgttttattaaaagaatGAACTCAAATAGATAACAATTCATATAATTACGGATAATCTATCTTTTTCAGACTTCCACCCCGATACGTTTTCCACTTCCTAGATGAAGTCCCAGACAAGCAGACCGAGCATCTCCAGACCCCTCCCACCCCTCTGCAGCCTTTCCCAGCTCCACTTGTGTTCAATCAGAGAGTGACTCATCCTTCACACTTCCAGGATGTCAGGCATATCGAGTTCGATATCACCGGCTCCAACATACAGTGAGCATAAATGAGATATTTCAAGTCAAATCATACAGATTAAATGTCATCACAAAATAGtattaaaaggtttttgtctgTCTCTGACAGGTACAGTGCAGGAGATGTTGTAATGATGAGACCCTGTAATGCTGCAGAGGATGTAGAGCAGTTCTGTCAACTATTGAAACTTGAGCCAGAGAGATACTTCACACTAACTCCCACTGACAGCAGCACGGGTGAGACTTGACACCCTAAAaagaaatgaacattctgtcatgttgttccaaacccacatgTCAGAATTCCTCTGAACAGAAAGTAAGTCTTCCCTTTTAAACTCTGTGTTCCTCTCCTTCATGCAGTAGCAGTCCCTGCTCGTCTTCCTCAGCCCTGCTCCGTTCGCTTTCTGGTGGAACAGTTCCTGGACATTTCTGCTGTTCCACGCCGTTCCTTCTTTGAGGTGTTGGCAACTTTTGCCACTAATGAGCTGGAGCGTGATAAACTTTTGGAGTTCAGTTCTGCTCAGGGTCAGGATGCTCTTCACTCCTACTGCAACCGACCCCGTCGAACAGCCCTGGAGGTCAGAGATCACTTGATGTTACATACAACTCTCTTTTCTTTTGAGATGCCTGTAGACTCATATACAGACTTCTGTTGTCATCTGGAgtttgaaagagctgtgttccaacaaattatttaagattattattatatgtgtAAAAAAGTGGTGTAATCCCTTTCTAATGTGACCTCAGGTACTGGCAGACTTCCCTCACACTACAGCCCAGTTGAGCATTGACTACTTGTTGGATCTTTTTCCAGAAATTCAGCCTCGCTCCTTCTCTATTGCCTCTTCTCTCTtggtaaattttttttatgtatatatctatatctatatctatctatctctctctctctctctctctctctctctctctctctatatatatatatatatatatatatatatatatatatatatatatatatatatataagtgctgtcaagtgattaatcgcgattaatcacatccgaaataaaatattttgtttacataatatatgtatgtgtgctct contains the following coding sequences:
- the ndor1 gene encoding NADPH-dependent diflavin oxidoreductase 1 isoform X1; protein product: MSAHALLVLYGSQTGSAQDTAERIGRQAQRRRMRVRVEALDSYNVANLISESLVVFVCATTGQGDPPDNMKKFWRFLFRKSLPADSLCRLDCAVLGLGDSSYPKFNFVAKKLHKRLLLLGANMLVPVGLADDQHDLGPDGVIDPWLISFWQKTLSLYPPPAGLAPLREEDKLPPRYVFHFLDEVPDKQTEHLQTPPTPLQPFPAPLVFNQRVTHPSHFQDVRHIEFDITGSNIQYSAGDVVMMRPCNAAEDVEQFCQLLKLEPERYFTLTPTDSSTVAVPARLPQPCSVRFLVEQFLDISAVPRRSFFEVLATFATNELERDKLLEFSSAQGQDALHSYCNRPRRTALEVLADFPHTTAQLSIDYLLDLFPEIQPRSFSIASSLLQHPNRIQILVAVVKYKSMLFKPRKGLCSSWLASLDPSKGDVCVPLWVKKGSLSFPQDPDTPVVMVGPGTGVAPFRSAIQERAAQGKMANVLFFGCRSESKDFYCGSEWEEKVQAGQMILVTAFSRDQEEKIYVQHRVKEQSKLLWDLIAKKNAFFYIAGNAKQMPASVCDALKEVFQKEGGMSENQAQEMLDAMEKAKRFQSETWS
- the ndor1 gene encoding NADPH-dependent diflavin oxidoreductase 1 isoform X2, which gives rise to MSAHALLVLYGSQTGSAQDTAERIGRQAQRRRMRVRVEALDSYNVANLISESLVVFVCATTGQGDPPDNMKKFWRFLFRKSLPADSLCRLDCAVLGLGDSSYPKFNFVAKKLHKRLLLLGANMLVPVGLADDQHDLGPDGVIDPWLISFWQKTLSLYPPPAGLAPLREEDKLPPRYVFHFLDEVPDKQTEHLQTPPTPLQPFPAPLVFNQRVTHPSHFQDVRHIEFDITGSNIQYSAGDVVMMRPCNAAEDVEQFCQLLKLEPERYFTLTPTDSSTAVPARLPQPCSVRFLVEQFLDISAVPRRSFFEVLATFATNELERDKLLEFSSAQGQDALHSYCNRPRRTALEVLADFPHTTAQLSIDYLLDLFPEIQPRSFSIASSLLQHPNRIQILVAVVKYKSMLFKPRKGLCSSWLASLDPSKGDVCVPLWVKKGSLSFPQDPDTPVVMVGPGTGVAPFRSAIQERAAQGKMANVLFFGCRSESKDFYCGSEWEEKVQAGQMILVTAFSRDQEEKIYVQHRVKEQSKLLWDLIAKKNAFFYIAGNAKQMPASVCDALKEVFQKEGGMSENQAQEMLDAMEKAKRFQSETWS